TGTAAGAACACGGTAAAAGGCAATTGGATACTAAGTATCATCTGCGAAATAATCAATCCTTTAAAGGGATCTCCAATAAAGAAAATCAGCAATAAGGCAATTCCTAAAGACAAGAGGACTCCCAGCTGTGAGTGACTGTCTTTGATATGATAAGATTCGCCAAAAATCCCTGCAAAGATAGAACCTGCCGCCATTCCACTCGTAATGGTTGACGAAATGCCCGCCATCAGCAATGCCAGTGCAAATACGATTGCTGCATTACTTCCCAATAAAGGTTCGAGTAGAGACTTAGCCTGCTGCAGTTCCTCTACCTGAATACCGCTTTTAAAAAAAGTGGCTGCCGCCAGCAGAATCATGGCACTGTTAATCGCCCAACCGACAATCATTGAGAAAAGAGTGTCAAACAACTCATATTTCAATACTTTCTTAATAGAAGCATCATCTTTCTTATTGTACTCGTGACTCTGTATCACCTCCGAATGAAGAAACAGATTATGAGGCATCACTACCGCTCCCAACACACTCATGATAATCAGCATACTGCCTTTCGGAAAAGAAGGAGTCACCCACCCTGCCGTTGCAGCGGACCAATCTATTTCCACCAGAAACAATTCATAAATAAATGAAAGCCCGATAACAGAAACGAATGCAATGATGGAACGTTCTATCTTTTTATACGAATTAGTGAAAAGCATGATGGAGACAAAAAGCGTAGTCAGCACAGCTCCCCATATAATAGGAATATCCAATAACATTTCCAACGCGATGGCACCTCCCAGAATTTCCGCCAAGGAAGTAGAGATCGACGCTAATACTGCTGTGCCAAGAATAGGTCGTGACACCCATTTAGGAGTGTACTTAGTGGCCGCCTCCGAAA
The Bacteroides caecimuris DNA segment above includes these coding regions:
- a CDS encoding Nramp family divalent metal transporter produces the protein MKGIFQDLKRKDHKRYLGGLDVFKYIGPGLLVTVGFIDPGNWASNFAAGSEFGYSLLWVVTLSTIMLIVLQHNVAHLGIVTGLCLSEAATKYTPKWVSRPILGTAVLASISTSLAEILGGAIALEMLLDIPIIWGAVLTTLFVSIMLFTNSYKKIERSIIAFVSVIGLSFIYELFLVEIDWSAATAGWVTPSFPKGSMLIIMSVLGAVVMPHNLFLHSEVIQSHEYNKKDDASIKKVLKYELFDTLFSMIVGWAINSAMILLAAATFFKSGIQVEELQQAKSLLEPLLGSNAAIVFALALLMAGISSTITSGMAAGSIFAGIFGESYHIKDSHSQLGVLLSLGIALLLIFFIGDPFKGLIISQMILSIQLPFTVFLQVGLTSSRKVMGDYVNSRWSTFVLYSIAIIVSVLNIMLLFS